The following coding sequences are from one Formosa haliotis window:
- a CDS encoding phage holin family protein — MKQIIKFLLNALLVVLLANFFSGIHVDGFMTGLLVVLVLAILDFLVKPILKILTFPITVVTFGLFLFVINGLIILLASKLVSGFHVDSIWSGILFSILLAILQSVIAGLIGDDKK; from the coding sequence ATGAAACAAATCATTAAATTTTTATTAAACGCCTTATTGGTAGTTTTACTGGCTAATTTTTTTTCAGGAATACATGTCGATGGGTTTATGACAGGGTTGCTTGTTGTACTAGTATTAGCCATTTTAGATTTTTTAGTAAAGCCTATTTTAAAAATATTAACGTTTCCCATTACCGTGGTAACTTTCGGGTTATTTCTGTTTGTTATTAATGGGTTAATTATATTATTGGCGAGTAAATTGGTAAGCGGTTTTCATGTCGATTCTATTTGGTCTGGTATCCTGTTTAGTATTTTATTGGCCATACTTCAATCTGTAATAGCCGGTCTTATAGGAGACGATAAAAAATAG
- a CDS encoding energy transducer TonB — MKRFVLYLFVLFAINIFAQNKHEDGPFKEYYKNGTLKAEGTYKSDKKIGRWQYYYDNGQIEKEDMFLPNGSWSGLSRTYTQAGVLKSETKTDPAEHGSYIEKEFFGDGSVHREFILKSVEGKNYQTRKGPYKEYYANGNIKVECMLDQGNVVGVWKQYYPTTELEWEVNYTNGYKQGSYKQYYTDGTVQIEGTTDLDLKDGEEQRFDTEGKSVQKLKYKKGVLKNSSKNADAIIANIPDGVLEKVPVYPGCETVLGNMARRKCMSLEISKFVAGKFNTTFAGDTNLKGVQKIYVIFKINETGNVVDIRSRAEHKAFEAEAIRVLALLPKMKPGYVYGKPVEVPYSLPIVFKI; from the coding sequence ATGAAACGCTTTGTATTATATCTGTTTGTTTTGTTTGCTATAAATATTTTTGCACAGAACAAGCATGAAGATGGTCCTTTTAAAGAATATTACAAAAATGGAACGTTAAAAGCAGAAGGCACCTATAAATCAGATAAGAAGATAGGACGATGGCAGTATTATTACGATAATGGTCAAATCGAAAAAGAGGATATGTTTTTACCTAATGGAAGTTGGTCTGGATTGAGCCGAACGTATACCCAAGCAGGTGTTTTAAAAAGTGAAACTAAAACTGATCCTGCAGAACACGGAAGTTATATTGAAAAGGAGTTTTTTGGCGACGGAAGTGTTCATCGAGAATTTATATTGAAATCTGTTGAAGGCAAAAATTATCAAACCAGAAAAGGACCTTATAAGGAGTATTATGCCAATGGTAATATTAAGGTTGAATGTATGTTAGATCAAGGAAATGTAGTTGGTGTGTGGAAACAGTATTATCCTACCACAGAATTAGAGTGGGAAGTTAATTATACAAATGGTTATAAACAAGGAAGCTATAAACAGTACTATACTGATGGAACCGTTCAAATTGAAGGGACTACTGATTTAGATTTGAAAGATGGAGAGGAACAAAGGTTTGATACTGAAGGGAAGAGTGTTCAGAAATTAAAATATAAAAAAGGGGTGCTTAAAAATAGCTCAAAAAATGCCGATGCAATTATCGCTAATATTCCTGATGGCGTATTAGAAAAAGTGCCTGTGTATCCAGGTTGCGAAACGGTATTGGGGAATATGGCTAGGAGAAAATGTATGTCTTTAGAAATTTCTAAATTTGTAGCAGGAAAATTTAATACCACTTTTGCAGGAGATACTAATTTAAAGGGTGTTCAGAAAATTTATGTCATTTTTAAGATCAATGAAACAGGTAATGTTGTAGATATCCGGTCTCGAGCAGAGCATAAAGCATTTGAGGCTGAAGCAATTCGTGTATTAGCTTTATTACCAAAAATGAAACCAGGTTATGTTTATGGAAAGCCGGTAGAAGTGCCGTATAGCCTGCCAATAGTTTTTAAAATATAA